The following coding sequences lie in one Glycine max cultivar Williams 82 chromosome 19, Glycine_max_v4.0, whole genome shotgun sequence genomic window:
- the LOC100799367 gene encoding probable mediator of RNA polymerase II transcription subunit 26b — MKSWSLDEWRKYFGSANSDIFEIIEHAIIVAASDCPKEFRVRRDGIAERLFSCRLTRCVGCDRVELAVGADSKEKHDGDGDDDNDKSGYERDGVEFEGAGASKESKVNGDGGRDVNLGDSNYSFGEAEALSDEMEEESRYVAEILRIRDVLLNPEDESEAVLFDSLRRLQLMELTVDCLKATEIGKAVNPLRKHGSKDIRQLSRTLIDGWKEMVDEWVKATTTTAITGSEEGTPDSVNPSVVDDDEEEGLPSPPLDEGAFFVTQAGSMELSQFFDGMDDDGNPRPTGPFSKNRENGRKPVFDSHVVEKRKSQASHDTAIIDRDVKSQQQAKKNEAVVPERPNKPVTADSGPGRPPKSNMQRKSNMEPKMQQKMENNSITRRPPTGQLDKSKRSDDSAVQVKLEATKRKLQESYQQAENAKRQRTIQVMEINDLPKQGLHRNTHFKPGYHNRHWANGRR, encoded by the exons ATGAAGTCTTGGTCACTGGACGAGTGGAGGAAGTACTTTGGGTCAGCGAATTCGGATATATTTGAGATAATTGAGCACGCCATAATTGTGGCGGCTTCGGATTGCCCAAAGGAGTTTAGAGTAAGGAGGGATGGGATTGCAGAGAGGTTGTTTTCTTGCAGGTTGACTCGGTGTGTGGGGTGTGACCGTGTTGAGTTGGCTGTGGGTGCAGATAGTAAAGAGAAGCatgatggtgatggtgatgatgataatgataagagTGGGTATGAAAGAGATGGGGTTGAGTTTGAAGGTGCAGGGGCAAGCAAAGAGAGCAAGGTCAATGGGGATGGAGGGAGGGATGTGAATCTTGGTGATAGCAATTATAGCTTTGGGGAGGCTGAGGCATTGAGTGATGAGATGGAAGAAGAGTCTCGGTATGTTGCGGAGATTTTGAGGATCAGGGATGTTCTGCTTAACCCTGAAGATGAG TCTGAGGCTGTGTTATTTGATTCATTGAGGCGGCTTCAGTTGATGGAACTCACCGTGGACTGTTTAAAg GCAACTGAGATTGGCAAGGCTGTCAATCCTCTCCGAAAGCATGGATCAAAAGATATTCGTCAACTTTCAAGGACTCTTATCGA TGGCTGGAAAGAAATGGTGGATGAGTGGGTCAAGGCCACTACTACCACAGCTATCACAG GTTCAGAAGAAGGTACACCGGATTCAGTGAATCCATCTGTTgtagatgatgatgaagaagaaggacTTCCATCACCTCCCTTGGATGAAGGGGCTTTCTTTGTCACTCAGGCTGGTTCAATGGAACTGTCACAG TTCTTTGATGGCATGGACGACGACGGAA ATCCTCGACCAACTGGGCCATTCAGCAAGAACCGTGAGAATGGCAGAAAGCCGGTTTTCGACAGCCATGTTGTAGAGAAGAGGAAGTCGCAGGCTTCCCATGACACAGCCATCATTGACCGGGATGTTAAGAGTCAGCAGCAAGCAAAGAAAAATGAGGCTGTTGTGCCTGAGAGGCCAAATAAACCAGTAACAGCTGATTCCGGGCCTGGCAGACCCCCAAAATCAAATATGCAGAGAAAAAGTAATATGGAGCCAAAGATGCAGCAAAAAATGGAGAACAATTCAATCACAAGGAGGCCTCCAACCGGTCAGCTagat AAATCCAAGCGTTCAGATGACTCGGCAGTCCAAGTGAAGCTAGAAGCCACCAAGAGGAAACTTCAGGAGAGCTATCAACAAGCTGAAAAcg CCAAGAGGCAGAGGACAATACAAGTTATGGAAATAAACGATCTTCCCAAGCAAGGTTTGCACCGAAACACACATTTCAAACCTGGATATCACAATAGGCATTGGGCTAATGGTCGAAGATAA